CCACTGAAAATATCTGGTTGGTATTGCGTACGTTTTGACAGAGCTCCAAAGGCATAGTCTCGATCGGGTATTTGTTGCTACCTTTATATATGTTTTGTCCGCCGTCAGAAAAGATATATAAATAGGTGGGATCGGTATTTCTCAGGAGCATTTCAAGCATCATCCAGTGGTTCTCTTTGAAGTCCTGCCCTTCGTCGACTACGATTGCATCGAACCTCTTGGGAAGTGCATTGACATAGGAAGTAAAGTGGTTGGGAAGATCTTCGGCCCAAAAAGACTCATGGTCCAGACGAGTCAGGGGATAACTGGCATCAGTGAGCCACTCCAAACAAAGCTCAAGAAATGGTCCGACCGTGATGCGTTCATGTCCCATACACTCTCTCCGTAAGTGTTGCGCCAAGGGCTGGTTGAAACAGGTCAAGAGAACATCCTTGCCAGCCTCAGCCAGCATTTTCGCCTTGTGAATAGCCAGCGTAGTTTTACCCGATCCGGCGCATCCATGGATTCTGCAACGCTGATATTCTCGACACATGGTGAGCACCTTGAGCTGCTGTTCAGTTAGGCGAATGAGGCGATCTGATACTTCACGAATGCGGTTGGCTTCCAATTCTTTTCCAAGAAGAGCTCGGTCGCCATACAGTGACGAAACTCCTCTAAGAATGGCCTGACCCACTGACGGCTGCAACTTTCTCTTGGGAAATGCCTCGCTGAAGAGAGTTTTTATTGAGGTTCTAAAATCAAACAGGCTTTCCTGATCCATTATCTGCCAAGCATTCACATTTGCCCGCAGGTTTCCCTTTTCCAGCACACAATCAGGGAAGATAGCCGCGTGATGATGCGGCAGGAACTCTCCGGACAGTTTTG
This genomic interval from Candidatus Zixiibacteriota bacterium contains the following:
- a CDS encoding NERD domain-containing protein, producing MAHMHPRRLSEAFSASRNSSEKHVYDKAAKELPDQYHVFHDLTWNEPSLEGSKPEGQIDFVIVDPEYGFVILEVKGGRCSYEPDLRCWKSTDRNDISSEIKDPFDQAAAASRVILKLLLRQPKLSGEFLPHHHAAIFPDCVLEKGNLRANVNAWQIMDQESLFDFRTSIKTLFSEAFPKRKLQPSVGQAILRGVSSLYGDRALLGKELEANRIREVSDRLIRLTEQQLKVLTMCREYQRCRIHGCAGSGKTTLAIHKAKMLAEAGKDVLLTCFNQPLAQHLRRECMGHERITVGPFLELCLEWLTDASYPLTRLDHESFWAEDLPNHFTSYVNALPKRFDAIVVDEGQDFKENHWMMLEMLLRNTDPTYLYIFSDGGQNIYKGSNKYPIETMPLELCQNVRNTNQIFSVVKRTCHLPDHIEPSGVDGPAVRFDSYADSSEMLALIELKLSQLFEQEFERKDIVVLGTKSQKRTALVYGNKIGPFRLVAERQKDSDLLCMSAQRFKGLESKVVILCELDDDLAHNLKEILYVGLTRPMAVLHVLYQKTIEKTLRDLGVPLREKK